CAACGGATTCTGCTTCCATTGGAACGGTTGGTCGGTGAGCTGTGGCACCAAGGAAGAATCGACATCGCCGTTGAGCATTACGTCACGAAGCTCATTCAGCAGAAGCTGTTCGCCGTCATGAATCAGTTGCCGGCCAACGAGCATGGTCCGCGGCTTTTGATCGCCTGCCCCGAGGGCGAGCTGCATGAAATCGGCGCTCAAGCCGTGGCGTATCTGGCTGCGACGCGCGGCTGCCATGTGTATTACTTGGGCCCCAATCTTCCGACGTCCGCTCTTGCTTCCTTCTGCGACCGAATCAAACCGGATTTGGTGCTTCTGTCCCTGACGGAAGTGAAATCGGCTGAAGAAGGAACCGGTCTCTTGCACGAACTTGACGCGCTCGCGGAACGGTGGCCCGTCGCCATCGGCGGGCAGGGAGCGCGTTCTCTGGAAGAGGCTCTGCGCCAAACCAAGGTTGAGTGCCTTGATGATCTGGCGCAATTCCAAGATCGGCTCACGGCCCTGCTGTCCGTTCACTCTCCTTTTTCCCGTTCATAGCGACGACCATCGTTTCATTCTCCCACAGGCGGACCGGTCGCGATGGGGCCTCGCACGCACCAGACCGGGAATGTGTAAAGCCTGGTCATGCTCAGGACGTTTCCCAGAAAGGCGTCCAGGTATCGAGCATACGACGGCTGATTGGCCTCGGGCACCACGGTCCAGTACGAGGTCTGGACGATGTTGAGAAAGGGATGGCCGGGAGGAATGTTGGGGCCGGGAGCATCGATCGCCGGTCCGACAAGGCTCCGCATTTCGGCGGGAGAGGGTAAACGCCATCCTTTTTGTCCGCCGATCACTCGACGAACGCAAGCGGCTCGGGCTTCGTTCCACGTGACGCGCGCGCTGTCCGGCGCAAGCTCCCAGATAAGGCCCGTTTCTTTGTCCAGCACGGCCTCGTTCTGAAAAGCGGGCAGAACCTCAAAGCGATGCTCCGCCGGGTGCGCCGCCTGCCAGTTCCGGACGATTTCCGCCATCAATTCCTCTTTTCCCACGGGCGGGCTGGCGGGCGAACTCAACAGCAGATAAGCAAGGAGAGACAGACTTCCAGCCGCGACAACGAAAGCGCCGGGGATAATCCATTTGAGATTCATTGCCGTGCAGCGGCGGGACGAGATGAAGACCAACGCCCAAGGCGTCGTGCCTGAGACAAGCGTTAACCGTTGCGGTTGTCTCCGGCACTCCGCCTGCTCCGAGTCCAGGATATTCTTCTCTCAGCTCCTGGGTCAAGGAGAGGCCCGGCGGAGCTCGTGGCCGGCCTGTGTGCTGACAGGGAGTCGCAGCATCGGACCGCCGTGAGGAAATCTCATTCCAATAAGATCGGTCGCACGAGACCAGCTCGCTCGAAAACGAGGGCGCATGATGCTGACGGGACGGGCGGGGGTAAATAACGCCCGCTTGTCATGACTCCCGAAGGATATCTCGACAGGGGCGCCTCTCTCTTGATACCCTGTGCTCCTATGGCTCGGAACTCACGAAAGCCGTCCGGCTTCCGGTCGGCCGATCGACAGTCGACAAGGATGACGACATCCTCCGACGATCGGGTCTCTTCGTTGGAGATCTACGACACCACTCTGCGCGACGGGGCCCAGGCGGAGGACGTCAGCTTCTCGGTGGACGACAAAGTGCGGATCGCCCAGAAACTCGACGAACTCGGCGTGCATTTCATTGAAGGAGGTTGGCCGGGAGCCAATCCAAAAGACATCGAATTTTTCAGGATCATCAAAACGATCCCACTGACGTATGCGACCGTCGTCGCGTTCGGTTCCACGAGGAAGGCCAGCAATCCCGTTCACAAGGATCGGAATCTGCAAGCCCTGCTGGCGGCGGACACGAAGACGATCACGCTGTTCGGAAAAACCTGGCCGTTGCACGTGACCGACGCGCTCGGCATTTCGCTGGCGAAAAATCTCGAGTTGGTCGAAGACTCCATCGCCTATCTGCGGGAGAAGGGCCGGCGGGTGTTTTACGACGCGGAGCACTTCTTCGACGGCTACAAGGAAAACCCGGAGTATGCCCTCAAGACCATTCAAAAAGCGGTGAAAGCCGGCGCGGATCGGGTGATCCTCTGCGACACCAACGGCGGGACCATGCCGTGGGAAATCCGCCGGATTTGCGAGGCCGTCCGGCGCGAATGCCGGGTGCCGCTGGGGATTCATGCGCACAATGATTGCGACATGGCCGTCGCCAATTCGCTGGTGGCCGTCGAAACCGGCATCGTGCAAGTCCAGGGGACGATCAACGGCATCGGCGAACGATGCGGGAACGCGAATCTCTGCTCGATCATTCCCAATCTGGAATTGAAGATGAAGCGGCGCGCGCTTCCGGATCGTCTGGAACGCCTCAAAGACGTATCCGGGTTCGTGACGGAAATCGCCAACCTGATGCCCGACAAGCATCAACCCTACGTCGGCGACGCGGCGTTCGCCCATAAAGGAGGGGTTCACATCCACGCCGTGCTCAAAAACCCCGCGACGTACGAACACATCGATCCGACGACAGTCGGCAACCGGCAACGGGTTCTGGTGTCCGATAACGCGGGGCGCAGCGGTCTCTTGGAAAAGGTCGAAACCTACGGGATCAAGCTTTCCAAAGATCACGCCAAGGTTCAGGAACTGGTCAATACCCTGAAGGAGCGTGAAAGCCAGGGCTATCAATTTGAAGGGGCGGAAGGGTCCTTCGAGCTGCTGATGCGCAAAACGGTGGGGAGCCATAAACCGTCTTTCCAGCTCTTGGGTTTTCGGGTGATCGTCGAAAAGAAACAGGAGGACGGTCCCCCTCTGTCGGAAGCGACCGTCATGGTCAAAGTCGGCGACGTGGTTGAGCACACGGCGGCCGTGGGGGCCGGTCCGGTGAATGCGTTGGACCACGCCCTGCGCAAGTCTCTTGAGAAATTCTATCCGCAACTCAAAGAGGTGAAACTCCTCGATTACAAGGTGCGTGTCCTGGCCGCGAACCAAGGGACTCAGTCCAAAGTCCGGGTCTTGATCGAATCGGGGGACCACAAAGACAAGTGGGGGACGGTCGGCGTCTCCGAAAATATCATTGAGGCGAGTTGGCAGGCATTGGCCGACAGCATCGAATATAAATTGCTGTCCGCCGACGAGCGGAGCGAGGCGGGCACCCCTTCGCATTATTTGTCTTGACAGCCATCCTAACCTTCCGTAAATTCTGATGAAACTCCACGTTCATCCTGGTTGGCAATCAGGGTGACTCATGAGACCACGAGCGGGGCTGAGGAGCGGGCGGCTGGAGGGTCGTTATGAGAAAGGCGGACATTGCGAACGAAATCTTCAAGCAGGTTGGAATCCCGAAGAACGAAGCGGCCGACATCGTCGAGCACGTGTTGAATCTTCTGAAGTCCGTGCTGCAAAAGGGAGAGTCAGTGAAGATTGCAGGGTTCGGAAATTTCGTCGTGCGAAACAAGGGCCCTCGCAAGGGTCGAAACCCTCGCACCGGAGAAGAAATCGGTATCACTCCGCGCCGAGTCGTGACCTTCAGACCGAGCCAAGTGTTTAAGAAGTACGTGAACTCGTAGCAGGGCGCCGGAACGTCGCCGCCCGGTTCGTTTGTCTATCCCTCAGTGATGACCGAAACGCCGCGTAAACGCGCAGTGCGCGCAGAAGGCCCGGCTCGTCGGTGGGAGTTTCAGTTACCTGGCGGTGCTCCAAGGCGGCTCGACAAGGTCGAATCGCACTCCGTAAGAGGAGAACAGAGGGCCGGTCATGGGAGGAGAACCCAGGCTGGGGAGCAAAATCTTCTATAAAATCGGAGAGGTCAGTCGACTGACGAAAGTCCCCGCTTACGTGCTTCGCTTCTGGGAATCGCAGTTCGCTTTCATCAAGCCCAAAAAAAGCAGCGGCAATCAGCGGTTGTACGTTCAACGGGACATCGAGACGATTCTGGAAATCAAGCGCATGCTCTATGAGGAAGGACATACCTTGGAGGGCGTGAAGCGGTACTGGATCCGTCGCGCGCGGGCTTCCTCGAGGCCGTTGCCTCCCCGAGAAGTCGCCAAGAAACTCAGGGGCGACCTTCAAGCGATCGTGGAAATGATCGATTCGCATTCTCGGTGAGAGCGCGATGAGAGAGCTGAGCGTGCCCATTGTGTTTCCAAGAGCGTGTACAGGACAATGCCGGCATTGAAATGAACATCCAGTCGGGGCGTGGCGCAGCCCGGTAGCGCACTCGCTTGGGGTGCGAGTGGTCGTGGGTTCAAATCCCGCCGCCCCGACCAACGATGTGAGATGCCGAGCGTCGATCGAGGTCTAAAGGAGCGGCGCTCGGAAGTTCATCTGTTCCCGTCAACGCACGAGTCGCCGTCTGGCGGCTTTTTTATTGTATCGGAGCCATGCGCATCCTTGTGACCAATGACGACGGCATTCAATCGGCCGGTCTCATGGCGCTGGCCGACGCCATGGCGAAGCTCGGCGAGGTATGGATCGTCGCTCCGGATCGCGAACGGACGGCCGCGGCCCACGCGGTGACTCTTCACAAACCCCTGCGGGTTCATCCTCTCGGAAAACGAACCTATTCCGTCAGCGGCACGCCGGTCGATTGCGTCAACTTGGCGGTTTTGAAAATCATGCCGGAACCGCCCCAACTGGTCGTCTCCGGAATCAACCGAGGGGTGAATTTGGGCGATGACGTGCTCTACTCGGGAACCGTGTCCGCCGCCGTGGAGGGAACGATCCTGGGGGTGGCGTCGATGGCCGTGTCGCAAGAAGGAGGGGATCGGTTTCGTTTTGAGGTCGGGGCATATTTTTCAGCCCGCGTCGCGCGGATGATTCTTGAGAAGGGGGTGCCGGAAGAGACGCTCGTCAACCTGAACATTCCGGATCGTCCGCTTCGGTCCATCGCGGGCGTTCGCGTCACGGCTCTCAGTCGCAGGCGATTCGATAATCCGATCATCGAGAAAGTCGATCCCCATGGTCGTACTTATTATTGGATCGCCGGGACCCGCCTTTCCTGGAGTCGCAGTAAAGATTCGGATCATGAGGCGATCGCCGAGGGGGCCGTCTCCTTGACCCCCCTCCGGCTCGATACGACGAATTATGATGCGCTGGACCGGTTCCGAGCGTGGGAGTCCGAGCTGCGGGCCGGGAGCAGTCGATCCCGAGGTTCCGCGTCCGGGCGGTTGAAGGGGCGGCGCCGATCATGATCGGACGGGCCATCGAATGGATTCTTGCCGAACTCAGCAAGTTCGTCATCGAGACGATTTCGCTGTTCGGCTACACCGGGATCGTGATCACGATGGCCATCGAAAGCGCCTGTATCCCCCTGCCGAGCGAAATCATCATGCCCTTCTCCGGCTATCTTGTGGGGACCGGCCAATTCACGATGCTGGGGGTGACGCTCGCCGGATCCGTCGGCAACGTCATCGGGTCGATCGTCGCCTACTGGGCCGGCGTGTGGGGCGGCCGGCCGTTTGTCGAGCGGTATGGACGCTACGTGCTGATCTCCCGCCATGATCTGGACGTGGCCGATCGATGGTTCGCCAAATACGGAGAAGCCGCGGTGCTGTTCAGCCGGATGTTGCCCGTCGTGCGGACTTTTATCTCGTTGCCGGCGGGCATCGCCCGGATGAATTTCCCTCGGTTCGTCCTCTTCACGTTCGTGGGCGCCCTTCCGTGGTGCTACCTGCTTGCCTATATCGGCGTCCGTATGGGCGAGGAGTGGGACGGTCTTCGGCAGTATTTCCATCAATTCGACGTGATCATCGGATTGTTCCTGGCGCTGGCCCTGGGCTATTTCCTGTGGTCGCACTGGCCGAGGCGTCGCGTTGAATCCGGACGGTAAGCCCATGCTCCATCTTTTTAACACCCTGACGGGAAAGCGGGAGCCGTTTAAGCCGTTCGAGCCTCGAAAGGTCGGGATGTACGTCTGCGGAGTGACCGTCTACGACTATTGCCACATCGGTCACGCGCGGAGCGCGCTGGTCTTCGACGTCTTGCGACGGTATTTGGAGTATAGCGGCTACACCGTGACGTTCGTGAAAAATTTCACCGACGTGGACGATAAGATCATCAAGCGGGCTCACGAGCAGGGGGTGACGTGCGAGACGATCACGAAGCAGTATATCGAGGCCTACTATGAAGACATGGGGAAGCTGGGCATCAGACGCGCCACGGAGGAGCCCAAGGCCACGGAGCATATTGAGGAGATCGTCCGGCTGACGGAAGCCCTGATCGACAAAGGGCTGGCCTACGTTGTGGACGGCGACGTGTATTTCCACGTCGCCCACTATCCGGCCTATGGACGGCTGTCCAAACGGCGGCTGGAAGACCTTCAGGCCGGCGCTCGCGTGGAAATCGATGAGCGCAAACGTCACCCGATGGATTTCGCCCTCTGGAAACGCAGCAAGGCCGGCGAGCCCTCCTGGCCCAGTCCCTGGGGGCCGGGCCGGCCCGGGTGGCACATCGAATGTTCCGCGATGTCGATCAAACACCTGGGGGAGACATTTGACATTCACGGCGGAGGGATGGATCTCATCTTCCCGCACCACGAAAACGAGATCGCTCAATCCTGCGGCGCGACGGGAAAGGAATTCGCCCGGTTCTGGGTGCACAACGGCTTCGTCCAGATCAATCAGGAGAAGATGTCGAAATCGCTCGGCAACTTCTTCACGATCCGTGAGATCTTCGCCAAGTCCGACTGGCCGGAGCCGGTCACGGGAGAAGTCCTCCGCTATTTTCTGTTGTCCACCCAGTATCGAGGACCGGTTGATTTTTCAGACCGGGCGATGAAAGAAGCGAAGAACGCCCTGAACGGATTCTATGACCTGTTCGAACGGCTGAAGGAGCCGAACGGCTCGGAGGCGGAAGGCGACGGTGTGCTCGCCGCCGCTGCCGAGCAAGCAACGACGTCGTTCGTTCGGGCGATGGACGACGACCTCAACACGCCCATGGCTCTTGCGGCGTTGCAGGGATTGCGCGGCGAGGTCAACAAGTTGCTCGAAAAAGGATTGTCGAGCCGAGGACGAGCGCGGGCCAGAGAGACCTTCCGCTCGCTCGGCGACGTGCTGGGGCTGTTTCAGTTGAACGCGTGGCAGTTCGGAGACTCTTCTGCCGGCGCGGTCTCATCTCAAGCCGGTGGCGCGACAGCCGATCAAGCCGCGTTGACCGATGAAGAGATCGACCGCCTGTTGATGGAACGACGAGAGGCTCGCGCCCAAAAGAATTTCAAACGGGCCGACGAGATTCGTCGGTCGCTCGCGGCTCAAGGCATCATGATCGAGGACAAGCCCGATGGGACAAGCCGGTGGAAACGCTGACGGGCGGGAAATCCTTTACGGATTGCACGCGGTTCGGGAGGCGATACGGGCCGGCGCGCGGCCGATTCGACGGATCTTGGTGCTGCGGACGGATCGGCAGTTCGGCGATCTCGTAAAGGCCGCCAAGGCCAAGCACGTTCCCGTCCACGTCGAGCCTCCTGCGGTCTTCCATCGGCTCGTTCCCCATGGCAAACACCAGGGGGTCATCGCCTTCGTCGCGGCCAAGCCCTACAGCACGACCGACGACATTGTGAAGCAAGCTCGCGCGAAGGGCGAGCCGCCCCTTCTTCTCCTGCTCGACGGAGTGGAGGATCCCCATAACCTGGGTGCGGCGTTGCGGACCGCAGAGGCGGCCGGTGTCCACGGGGTCTTCATTCCGGAGCGGCGAGCGGTCGGCCTGACCCCGGTGGTCGCCAAAGCATCGGCGGGCGCCATCGACCATGTGGCGGTCTGTCAAGTCACGAACCTGACCCGTCTCATTGACGATCTCAAAGAAGAGGGGATCTGGGTCTATGCGGTGGAATCGACCGCGACGACGCGCTACGCCGCCGTCGACATGACGGGCCCCGTTGCGTTCGTCTTTGGAGGAGAAGGGGAGGGGATTAGACCGGGCGTGCTGAAGGCCTGTGACGGGCGCATCAGCATCCCGATGAAAGGCCGAGTTGCGTCGTTGAACGTGTCGGCCGCCCTCGCCGTCGTCCTCTATGAGGCCGTGCGACAGCGAGGGGAGAACAAGCCGGTTCCACGATCACTTGATTTTGAGCATGCCTCCTTCGATCGCGGCTTTGAGCAGTTGGGCGGTGTTTGAGACGCGCAATTTTTTCATCATGTTGGAGCGGTGAGCCTCGACGGTTTTCACGCTGATCTTGAGTCGCTGGCCGATCTCCTTATTCTTGAAACCGGCCCAAATCAGTTCGAGAATCTCCTGTTCACGCGCGGTGAGTGATTCCGGTCGTTTTGCCCTGGGCGGCGGTTCGAGATCCGCCGGCCTTCGAGCCCTGGGCTTCCCGTTTGTCTTGGACATAATGGTTGGTTCTCCTTTGATCCGCTGAAGTTTTGGATATACTGTTCGTCGAACAACAAGCTGGCGACACCTCCTTGTTACAAAATTATAAAAACCCTTACAGGGTAAAGTAAACCAAGGCCGTTAAGATCCGGTAATTCTACTTACTTTATTCTGTCAGAGATGGCGCATGAACGGGTGTGGTGGGTCGAAGGTCTTAGACGTTGTGCGCATGAGGTTCTGCGGATGGTTGCGTGGTATGTGATTGCCGGCCTCGTTGGCGCGCTGGTCGGGAGCTTCCTGAACGTGTGCATCTATCGATTGCCAAGGCGCGAATCGATCGTGTGGCCCGGCTCTCACTGCCCCGCCTGTTCACACCCCATCGCCTGGTACGACAATATTCCGCTGGCGAGCTATCTCGTGCTTGTCGGCCGCTGTCGATCCTGTTCCGTACCCATCCCGTGGCGCTATCCGGTCGTGGAGAGCCTCAATGCGGCGGGCTACATCGTGTTGCTCTGGTACTTCGGCCTCGGATGGCCTACCGCCGCGTATGCCCTGCTCTATTCCCTGCTCATCGTCGTGGCCGGAACGGACCTGTCTCACAAGATCATTCCGAACGCGATTACGCTGCCTGGCACGGCGGTCGGTCTTCTCAGTTCCGCAACCGTCCTGTCGACCGGCTTGGTGAACGGGCTTATCGGGATGGTGGTCGGCGGGGGGCTCTTGTGGCTTCTCGCCTGGCTCAGCCCCTATCTATTCGGAAAGGAAGGAATGGGCGGAGGCGATATCAAGCTGATGGCCATGATCGGCGCCTTTCTCGGCTGGAAGCCGGCGCTTCTGACGATTATGGTGGGATCACTGCTCGGATCCCTGGTCGGCCTGACGCTGATCGGCACACGCGTGATTTCTCGGCAGGACTACATCCCATTCGGTCCCTTCCTCGTCTGCGGAGCCTTGATCGCTCTGTTTTTTGGACAACCTCTGTTGAACTGGTATCAAGGATTGCTCTTGGGATAACGTTCCTCCGGCGCCTGTTCCAAGACGTCGCGCTTCATCCTGTATCTCTTCCTCACCGGCCTGTATCCGAATTGTTTCCGAGAAAAAGGAACATCGTGTCCAAGCCGATGGTCACGCCGCGCGCGATTCCTCGCCGAACCGGCACAATCATCCCATAATCTCAGCCGGTTGACGAAAAGCCCATTACCATCGGGTCTCGCCCATCGCTCAAAAACCGAGAGAGACCGCACGGCATACAGTTTGAGAAAGGCGTGTGTCGAACGTGCACTTCTCGGCGGAAGCAGGGTTTCATGACTCAGCAAGGCAAAACGCTTTTGGAACTGATCGTCACGCTTGCCGTGCTGGGCGTCCTCTCGGCTTTGGCCTGGCCGAACCTCGCCCATCTGTACGCGCAGATGCAGCTCCAAACCGTGACGACGGAAGTCGCCTCGGAACTGCGGTTGGCCAGACAGTTGGCGGTCACGCGCCGCGACAGAGTGATGGTGACGTTGATGCGAGAGGGAGAATCGCTGGTGGTCGGATTTCTTCAGGAGCCGAACGCGCACCATGTCTATCGCTACGGGCGGAGGGGCGTGACGATCGATGAACCGAGCGGCGGAGACCGCGTCGTGTTCTATCCGAGCGGTCGGACCGCGACGGCCACCACGATTCGTTTGCGGAACAAAGAAGGCCGCACGAGAGAAGTGACGGTGGGATTCAACGGGCGGGTGACTGTCAGATGACGCAGATGACGCGGAAACGAGAAGAAGGCGGCCTGTTGCTGGAAACGATGATCGCCGCCGTGATCGCCGGCATCGCGTTTGCGGGAACGATGGGCGCCGTGGAAGTCGCGGTCCGGTTTGTTCGTCACGCGGACTTGATGACCAAGGCGCAATCGGTCGTTCAGTCCCGGTTGGAAGAGAAACGCTCGGTCGGCTGGAAATTTCTGTTGGAGGAGGATTCCGATCGAGACGGCGCGCCGGACACGGTGATGAGAGATGACGGCCTGGGGGCCGATCAGGCGGCCGGGGATGGAATGTATTCCGCCATGGCCGACCATGACGGGCTGACCGAAGTGTGGACGATCGAAGCGAATCGTCCCGGCCCGCTCGCGTCGGCCGGCACGGTGACCGTCCGATCGATCGTCACGTTTGAGGGACCAAACGGCCGACGGGAGCTGCGCATGGAGACGATCAGGGCGAATCCGGTGTTCGTCGGAAGCTCGCAACGGTGAATGAGAACATGAGCGCGTAGGAAGGCGCGAGAATCATGAGAAACCGTCTCTCCGACCCAAGCGGCCTGTGTTTAACCGAATTGATGATCGGCATGGCCGCCGCTCTTCTCATCCTCGCCGCCTCTCTGGAAGTTCTGTATCTGGGGCAAAAGGCGGTCGGAGCCGGCAGTCGGACAATCGCGCAGCAGCAGGACCGCCGACTCGGTTTGGAAGTGTTCGAGCAGGAAGTGCGTCTGGCCACGCCGGAATCCTTGCTGGTGATCGGTCGGGATACCGTGGAATTTTCGGCGAACGTCCATGCCCGGCACACCAATATCACGGTGCCCGTGGAACAGGGGCAAACGGCTCTCCCCGTACTTGATGGAAGAAACTGGGAAAGAGGCAAATTTGTGAAGCTCTGCGCGGAACGGCGCTGTGAAACCCATCGCCTTGCCCGTGATGGTCAGCGAAGCCAGTTGTTCCTGGAGAGCCCGGTGAGCGGTTCATATCCCATCGGTGCCTCCGTCGAAATGCGGAACCGCGTCACCTATTACACAAGGACCGGAGGATCGGTCAGGCTGATGCGCATGGTTGACGGGGGCGCCGGTGCGTTGATCGCCGATTTGAAGGCGGTGAGGTTTTTCTATCGGGACCAGAGGGGGCTGGCCACGAACGATCCGTCGGCGGTGGCCCGCGTCATCATAGAGATCGAGCCGGCCGATTCCTCGCGGGTCGAACGACGAACGGTGGCGCTCCGATCGTGAGAAGAAAAATGTCGAAAAATGGCCTCCCGATAAAATCCGGCGAGAGAGGCGTGGCGCTGGTGGTCTCCCTTGTGATCGCTCTTTCCCTCGCGATTATGGGGGTGACGTTGTTGGAGTTGGTGTGGCAAGAATCGTTGAGCGCGGACGTCGGGAAAAAGTCGGTCGTCGCGCAACAGTTGGCCGATGCGGCCGGCGAGATCGTGATCGGATGGTTTCATGATCCCGAAACCGCTCCGCCCCAAGTCGCCAGGGTCTTGGAAAAGCGCTTCGTTTCAATCGATGGAGCCCCGACGTTTTTCGACCGGAACGGACAATCGCAATTTGCGGGGACTGCCGAGCGCCCGGACGTCGTCTTGGACGCATCGGATCCCGTGCACGATGGCCTGCTGAACGATCCCGATTTGGGCCTCTTCCGAAGCGTGGCCGAATCAGGAACGGTTCGGCTGTTGAAGCTCTATGCTCCCATGAAGCCGGGTCTACTGTGCACGGTCGAGGTGACGGTGGAAACGAACCATCCGACCCCCTTCCCGACGCCGTTCCGGCAATCAATCGGCATGCAGTTGGAAGCGTTGGAACTTCCGGTGTTACGAAGGGGGGTGCAGGCCGGGGGCAACCTTGATCTCCTGTCGGATGATCGATCGATCAGCGGGGTCCACTGGGCGTCGGTCGCGGCCGGGGGAGATGTCGTCATCCGACGTATCGAAGACGTCCCGGCGTTCAACCCTGCGGCCTCCGTGACGGGACAAAGCTACGGCGAGAGTTCGGCTCTTGAAGACCGCTGGATGCATCTGTGGGCCGGAGGACTGATTCGAGAAGTCGAGCCGACGCCTGGCTCCATGGGAATTCTTCCTCCGAACGTCCATTCCCGACAGATTCCAGTACCGGGGATGCCGTTCGAGGAATGGAGCTACGAGCAACTCAAGCAAACCGCGATGAGGTTCGGGAGTTACTATGTGCCGGGCTCGGATGGACTTCTCTATGAGGATGGAAATATGCAGGCGGGGAGAGGTTTGTCCCCTCGCCAGGTCTTCTCTTCGCAGCAGGTTGGAGATCAACGGGGCTTGATTTTCGTCGACACCCTCGATCGGACCGCTCCGCGTACGGACAATATGAGCGCCATCGAGATCAATGCCGGCTATTTCGAGGGAGTCGCGGTCGTCCAGGGGCATGTGCGGCTCAATCTTTCCGGCGCGGGAAATCGACTCAAGGTTCAAAGCCCGCGCGAAAACGGGGGCGGTCGGATGACCGTCGACCTTTCCGGTATCCATCTTAACGGCGTGTTGTACGCGGCGGGAAACATCGTGGTCGAGAGCCCTGTCAAGGTGCACGGAGCGGTGATTGCCGAAGGAGACATCAGAGCGCCGGATGGTCAGGGTCGACTGGAGGTCTGGCATGACGACGACATGAGCTGGAGCCTGTTTCG
This sequence is a window from Candidatus Nitrospira inopinata. Protein-coding genes within it:
- a CDS encoding type IV pilus modification PilV family protein; translated protein: MTQMTRKREEGGLLLETMIAAVIAGIAFAGTMGAVEVAVRFVRHADLMTKAQSVVQSRLEEKRSVGWKFLLEEDSDRDGAPDTVMRDDGLGADQAAGDGMYSAMADHDGLTEVWTIEANRPGPLASAGTVTVRSIVTFEGPNGRRELRMETIRANPVFVGSSQR
- a CDS encoding GspH/FimT family pseudopilin; the protein is MTQQGKTLLELIVTLAVLGVLSALAWPNLAHLYAQMQLQTVTTEVASELRLARQLAVTRRDRVMVTLMREGESLVVGFLQEPNAHHVYRYGRRGVTIDEPSGGDRVVFYPSGRTATATTIRLRNKEGRTREVTVGFNGRVTVR
- a CDS encoding prepilin peptidase — its product is MVAWYVIAGLVGALVGSFLNVCIYRLPRRESIVWPGSHCPACSHPIAWYDNIPLASYLVLVGRCRSCSVPIPWRYPVVESLNAAGYIVLLWYFGLGWPTAAYALLYSLLIVVAGTDLSHKIIPNAITLPGTAVGLLSSATVLSTGLVNGLIGMVVGGGLLWLLAWLSPYLFGKEGMGGGDIKLMAMIGAFLGWKPALLTIMVGSLLGSLVGLTLIGTRVISRQDYIPFGPFLVCGALIALFFGQPLLNWYQGLLLG